A stretch of Cicer arietinum cultivar CDC Frontier isolate Library 1 chromosome 5, Cicar.CDCFrontier_v2.0, whole genome shotgun sequence DNA encodes these proteins:
- the LOC140920306 gene encoding disease resistance protein RPS2-like isoform X2 — MVSCLTDLAKTYVEKLINGVIAESRHVFCFTCIAKEFEEEKSRLEVERKTLEQRAKVATGRDEDIRANVRFWEEEVEKLIQKDIKTKQTCFFGFCPDCIWRYKRGKQLANKMEEIKRLTEKGQKLENIELPRRLPDVERYSSEDYIRFEGRESKYKELFDALKDDKNYITGLQGMGGTGKTTLAKELGKELKKSEQFAHVIDTTVSFTPDIKKIQDDIAGPLGLKLENCNDSDRPKKLWSRLTNGEKILIIMDDVWDRDPPLDFDVIGIPKRDNHKGCKVLITTRSKRILNKMSCDKKVELEILSDEDAWIMFKRYVGINNISSKNLISKGHKITKECKGLPVAIAVIASSLNGQQLRKHEWDATLKSLKKPVTMHGVDEDMAGIYKCLKFSYDYMKDEKAKRLFLLSSIFPEDKEISVEILTRLGIGTGLFGEDYGCYDDTRNQVVVAKNKLIDSCLLLDVGERHVKMHDLVRDAAQWIANKEIRGVNLSIKDQKLLVQKEINIKYLLCEGKDMDLFSCKFECSKLETLVADIDRDESQKCMEVPNSFFKNIVNLRVLYFTGNEEQPLSLPQSIQSLTNIRSLLVDKVDLGDISILGKLQSLETLDLVSCAINELPFEITKLGKFKLLNLDNCEIRRNNPFEVIEKCSSLEELYFIKSFNGFCREITIPELQRYRICNYWYIMNYSQSKYVNFCASDDASVFSEATFKYFMRTTEFLRLIGIKRGWRNLMPEIVPIGQGMDDLVELRLSCISQLQCLIDSIGSQVPSLLSKLVVLELDNMENLEELFNGSLSFDSLKNLEMLSMKQCKKFKRLFNCKLNLCNLKTLILEKCPMLVSLFPLMSRNLVQLEKLEIADCEELKNIIDIKREEESIEEIDDGDNNNKKHGSIFPKLKVLDIEGCHRLESILPFLSSQDFPVLEAILVRKCDALKYIFSQYQHVELKSLKKMLLCQLPNFIHIFPKCYASMSSSVNESYSTPRDGFKEQIELDPIKCNIFSWTYICCHGDKFGSSSTTRIPLVSRDQPQDYSIASVSNSHDLQIWERVQCLQVQPHIMCNIKEIVLSHFLKMKSVFILSVAPRMLETLKIMNCDELKHIVIDTGDHDSSGNNWGNVFPTLKRLYVGNCMQLEYIFGPYTNDHQNHTEIHLHLPALQYLNLCNLPSLVAMCPKQYRPTFPSLKELELKKCSQVDIKSIGDFIIHSVSKSQDSTIMKNQCLRGVGETYQDSRLKIVPSKI; from the exons ATGGTGAGTTGCTTGACTGATTTGGCGAAGACATATGTGGAGAAATTGATAAATGGGGTAATAGCAGAATCACGTCATGTATTTTGCTTCACGTGCATTGCTAAGGAATTCGAAGAAGAAAAATCTAGGTTGGAAGTAGAAAGAAAAACTTTGGAGCAACGTGCTAAAGTGGCAACAGGAAGAGATGAAGACATTCGAGCCAATGTTCGTTTCTGGGAAGAGGAAGTTGAAAAGCTCATTCAAAAGgacatcaaaacaaaacaaacatgtTTTTTTGGATTCTGTCCTGATTGCATATGGCGATATAAAAGGGGAAAACAGTTGGCAAATAAGATGGAGGAGATTAAACGATTAACAGAAAAGGGACAGAAACTTGAAAATATTGAACTCCCTCGCCGTCTTCCAGATGTTGAACGTTATTCATCCGAAGATTACATTCGTTTTGAAGGCagagagtcaaaatacaaagagCTGTTTGATGCACTAAAAGATGACAAGAACTATATAACCGGATTGCAAGGGATGGGGGGAACCGGAAAAACTACATTGGCCAAAGAATTAGGTAAAGAACTAAAGAAATCTGAACAATTCGCTCATGTCATTGATACAACAGTGTCATTTACTCCTGATATAAAAAAGATTCAAGATGATATTGCTGGACCTTTAGGATTGAAATTGGAGAACTGTAATGACTCAGATCGACCCAAAAAACTCTGGAGCAGATTAACAAATGGTGAGAAAATTCTTATAATAATGGATGATGTGTGGGATCGAGACCCCCCTCTTGATTTTGATGTAATAGGAATTCCAAAACGAGACAATCACAAAGGTTGCAAAGTTCTTATAACCACACGCAGTAAacgaatattaaataaaatgagttgTGATAAGAAAGTTGAATTGGAGATTTTATCTGACGAAGACGCATGGATCATGTTCAAAAGGTATGTCGGTATAAACaatatttcttcaaaaaatttgatcagtAAGGGACATAAAATTACTAAGGAATGCAAAGGATTACCAGTTGCAATTGCAGTCATTGCCAGCAGTTTAAATGGCCAACAACTTCGCAAGCATGAGTGGGATGCGACCTTGAAATCCTTGAAGAAGCCTGTGACCATGCATGGTGTTGATGAAGATATGGCTGGAATTTATAAATGTTTGAAGTTTAGCTATGATTATATGAAGGATGAAAAGGCCAAGCGATTGTTCCTCTTATCCTCTATATTCCCAGAAGATAAAGAAATTTCTGTTGAAATTCTAACTAGACTTGGCATTGGAACAGGCCTTTTTGGGGAAGATTATGGCTGCTACGATGATACTCGAAACCAAGTAGTTGTTGCCAAAAATAAACTCATAGATTCTTGTTTGTTGTTGGATGTCGGTGAAAGACATGTAAAAATGCATGATTTAGTTCGTGATGCGGCTCAATGGATAGCGAACAAAGAGATTCGGGGTGTAAATTTATCTATCAAAGATCAAAAGTTATTGgttcaaaaagaaataaatattaaatatttattatgtgaaGGGAAGGACATGGATTTGTTTTCTTGTAAATTTGAGTGTTCCAAACTTGAGACTCTAGTTGCTGACATAGATAGAGATGAAAGCCAGAAATGTATGGAAGTCCCTAAttctttctttaaaaatattgtcaatcTTCGAGTTTTATACTTTACAGGTAATGAAGAACAGCCTCTATCATTACCACAATCAATTCAGTCATTGACGAATATTCGATCTCTGTTGGTTGATAAAGTGGATTTAGGTGACATTTCTATTTTGGGAAAGCTGCAAAGTCTTGAGACTCTTGATTTGGTGTCCTGCGCAATCAATGAATTGCCATTCGAAATTACAAAATTGGGGAAATTTAAATTGTTGAACTTGGATAATTGTGAAATTCGAAGGAATAATCCATTTGAAGTCATTGAAAAATGCTCATCCCTGGAAGAGTTGTATTTCATAAAGAGTTTTAACGGTTTTTGTCGAGAAATAACCATACCCGAGTTGCAAAGGTATCGTATTTGTAACTACTGGTATATAATGAATTATTCACAATCAAAATATGTGAATTTTTGTGCTAGTGATGATGCATCTGTTTTTTCAGAAGCAACGTTCAAGTATTTCATGCGAACAACAGAGTTTCTTCGACTAATAGGAATTAAGAGGGGATGGAGAAATCTCATGCCTGAAATTGTTCCTATAGGTCAAGGTATGGATGATCTTGTTGAGCTTCGCTTGAGTTGTATTTCACAGTTACAGTGTCTCATAGACTCTATTGGTTCTCAAGTACCAAGTCTTTTGTCCAAGTTGGTTGTACTAGAACTGGATAATATGGAAAATTTAGAAGAACTATTCAATGGTTCCTTATCCTTTGACTCTTTGAAGAATTTAGAGATGTTATCGATGAAGcagtgtaaaaaatttaaaagattgtttaaTTGCAAGCTAAATCTCTGCAATCTGAAGACCTTGATACTGGAGAAATGCCCAATGTTGGTTTCCCTATTTCCATTGATGTCTCGGAATCTGGTGCAGCTAGAGAAATTGGAAATAGCTGATTGTGAGGAACTGAAAAACATAATAGATATAAAAAGAGAGGAGGAATCAATAGAAGAAATAGACGatggtgataataataacaagaaACATGGCTCGatttttccaaaactaaaagtTCTTGATATTGAGGGATGTCACCGATTAGAATCGATACTTCCCTTCCTCTCTTCTCAAGATTTTCCAGTACTAGAAGCTATCTTAGTAAGAAAATGTGATGCGCTGAAATACATATTTAGCCAATACCAACATGTTGAACTCAAGTCACTAAAAAAAATGCTGCTCTGTCAATTACCAAATTTCATACACATTTTTCCTAAATGCTATGCTTCCATGTCTTCGTCTGTGAATGAGTCATATTCCACTCCCAGAGATGGTTTCAAGGAACAAATAGAATTGGACCCTATCAAATGCAATATCTTCTCTTGGACTTATATATGTTGTCATGGTGATAAATTTGGGAGTTCGTCAACAACTAGAATTCCATTGGTTTCTAGGGATCAACCACAGGACTACTCAATCGCATCG GTATCAAATTCACACGATCTTCAAATATGGGAACGTGTTCAATGTCTTCAAGTACAACCACATATCATGTGCAATATTAAAGAGATTGTGCTGTCTCATTTTCTGAAGATGAAATCGGTGTTTATCCTGTCTGTTGCTCCAAGAATGTTGGAAACTTTGAAAATTATGAACTGTGATGAATTGAAGCACATAGTTATAGACACCGGAGATCATGATAGTAGTGGCAATAATTGGGGCAATGTCTTCCCTACATTGAAAAGGCTCTACGTTGGTAACTGCATGCAATTGGAATACATATTTGGACCCTACACTAATGACCATCAAAACCACACTGAGATTCACCTTCATCTTCCGGCATTGCAATATCTCAATCTTTGCAATCTGCCAAGTTTAGTCGCTATGTGTCCCAAACAATATCGCCCAACATTTCCATCTTTGAAAGAACTTGAACTAAAAAAGTGCTCCCAAGTTGATATCAAATCTATTGGTGATTTCATTATTCATTCGGTTTCAAAATCTCAAGACAGTACAATCATGAAG AATCAATGTTTGCGCGGTGTTGGTGAAACATATCAAGATAGTCGTTTGAAAATAGTTCCAAGCAAGATCTAA
- the LOC140920306 gene encoding disease resistance protein RPS2-like isoform X1 yields the protein MVSCLTDLAKTYVEKLINGVIAESRHVFCFTCIAKEFEEEKSRLEVERKTLEQRAKVATGRDEDIRANVRFWEEEVEKLIQKDIKTKQTCFFGFCPDCIWRYKRGKQLANKMEEIKRLTEKGQKLENIELPRRLPDVERYSSEDYIRFEGRESKYKELFDALKDDKNYITGLQGMGGTGKTTLAKELGKELKKSEQFAHVIDTTVSFTPDIKKIQDDIAGPLGLKLENCNDSDRPKKLWSRLTNGEKILIIMDDVWDRDPPLDFDVIGIPKRDNHKGCKVLITTRSKRILNKMSCDKKVELEILSDEDAWIMFKRYVGINNISSKNLISKGHKITKECKGLPVAIAVIASSLNGQQLRKHEWDATLKSLKKPVTMHGVDEDMAGIYKCLKFSYDYMKDEKAKRLFLLSSIFPEDKEISVEILTRLGIGTGLFGEDYGCYDDTRNQVVVAKNKLIDSCLLLDVGERHVKMHDLVRDAAQWIANKEIRGVNLSIKDQKLLVQKEINIKYLLCEGKDMDLFSCKFECSKLETLVADIDRDESQKCMEVPNSFFKNIVNLRVLYFTGNEEQPLSLPQSIQSLTNIRSLLVDKVDLGDISILGKLQSLETLDLVSCAINELPFEITKLGKFKLLNLDNCEIRRNNPFEVIEKCSSLEELYFIKSFNGFCREITIPELQRYRICNYWYIMNYSQSKYVNFCASDDASVFSEATFKYFMRTTEFLRLIGIKRGWRNLMPEIVPIGQGMDDLVELRLSCISQLQCLIDSIGSQVPSLLSKLVVLELDNMENLEELFNGSLSFDSLKNLEMLSMKQCKKFKRLFNCKLNLCNLKTLILEKCPMLVSLFPLMSRNLVQLEKLEIADCEELKNIIDIKREEESIEEIDDGDNNNKKHGSIFPKLKVLDIEGCHRLESILPFLSSQDFPVLEAILVRKCDALKYIFSQYQHVELKSLKKMLLCQLPNFIHIFPKCYASMSSSVNESYSTPRDGFKEQIELDPIKCNIFSWTYICCHGDKFGSSSTTRIPLVSRDQPQDYSIASVSNSHDLQIWERVQCLQVQPHIMCNIKEIVLSHFLKMKSVFILSVAPRMLETLKIMNCDELKHIVIDTGDHDSSGNNWGNVFPTLKRLYVGNCMQLEYIFGPYTNDHQNHTEIHLHLPALQYLNLCNLPSLVAMCPKQYRPTFPSLKELELKKCSQVDIKSIGDFIIHSVSKSQDSTIMKELSVKHFIALESLVVDNSKAKNIFCFDEMDGQPMNLGLQN from the exons ATGGTGAGTTGCTTGACTGATTTGGCGAAGACATATGTGGAGAAATTGATAAATGGGGTAATAGCAGAATCACGTCATGTATTTTGCTTCACGTGCATTGCTAAGGAATTCGAAGAAGAAAAATCTAGGTTGGAAGTAGAAAGAAAAACTTTGGAGCAACGTGCTAAAGTGGCAACAGGAAGAGATGAAGACATTCGAGCCAATGTTCGTTTCTGGGAAGAGGAAGTTGAAAAGCTCATTCAAAAGgacatcaaaacaaaacaaacatgtTTTTTTGGATTCTGTCCTGATTGCATATGGCGATATAAAAGGGGAAAACAGTTGGCAAATAAGATGGAGGAGATTAAACGATTAACAGAAAAGGGACAGAAACTTGAAAATATTGAACTCCCTCGCCGTCTTCCAGATGTTGAACGTTATTCATCCGAAGATTACATTCGTTTTGAAGGCagagagtcaaaatacaaagagCTGTTTGATGCACTAAAAGATGACAAGAACTATATAACCGGATTGCAAGGGATGGGGGGAACCGGAAAAACTACATTGGCCAAAGAATTAGGTAAAGAACTAAAGAAATCTGAACAATTCGCTCATGTCATTGATACAACAGTGTCATTTACTCCTGATATAAAAAAGATTCAAGATGATATTGCTGGACCTTTAGGATTGAAATTGGAGAACTGTAATGACTCAGATCGACCCAAAAAACTCTGGAGCAGATTAACAAATGGTGAGAAAATTCTTATAATAATGGATGATGTGTGGGATCGAGACCCCCCTCTTGATTTTGATGTAATAGGAATTCCAAAACGAGACAATCACAAAGGTTGCAAAGTTCTTATAACCACACGCAGTAAacgaatattaaataaaatgagttgTGATAAGAAAGTTGAATTGGAGATTTTATCTGACGAAGACGCATGGATCATGTTCAAAAGGTATGTCGGTATAAACaatatttcttcaaaaaatttgatcagtAAGGGACATAAAATTACTAAGGAATGCAAAGGATTACCAGTTGCAATTGCAGTCATTGCCAGCAGTTTAAATGGCCAACAACTTCGCAAGCATGAGTGGGATGCGACCTTGAAATCCTTGAAGAAGCCTGTGACCATGCATGGTGTTGATGAAGATATGGCTGGAATTTATAAATGTTTGAAGTTTAGCTATGATTATATGAAGGATGAAAAGGCCAAGCGATTGTTCCTCTTATCCTCTATATTCCCAGAAGATAAAGAAATTTCTGTTGAAATTCTAACTAGACTTGGCATTGGAACAGGCCTTTTTGGGGAAGATTATGGCTGCTACGATGATACTCGAAACCAAGTAGTTGTTGCCAAAAATAAACTCATAGATTCTTGTTTGTTGTTGGATGTCGGTGAAAGACATGTAAAAATGCATGATTTAGTTCGTGATGCGGCTCAATGGATAGCGAACAAAGAGATTCGGGGTGTAAATTTATCTATCAAAGATCAAAAGTTATTGgttcaaaaagaaataaatattaaatatttattatgtgaaGGGAAGGACATGGATTTGTTTTCTTGTAAATTTGAGTGTTCCAAACTTGAGACTCTAGTTGCTGACATAGATAGAGATGAAAGCCAGAAATGTATGGAAGTCCCTAAttctttctttaaaaatattgtcaatcTTCGAGTTTTATACTTTACAGGTAATGAAGAACAGCCTCTATCATTACCACAATCAATTCAGTCATTGACGAATATTCGATCTCTGTTGGTTGATAAAGTGGATTTAGGTGACATTTCTATTTTGGGAAAGCTGCAAAGTCTTGAGACTCTTGATTTGGTGTCCTGCGCAATCAATGAATTGCCATTCGAAATTACAAAATTGGGGAAATTTAAATTGTTGAACTTGGATAATTGTGAAATTCGAAGGAATAATCCATTTGAAGTCATTGAAAAATGCTCATCCCTGGAAGAGTTGTATTTCATAAAGAGTTTTAACGGTTTTTGTCGAGAAATAACCATACCCGAGTTGCAAAGGTATCGTATTTGTAACTACTGGTATATAATGAATTATTCACAATCAAAATATGTGAATTTTTGTGCTAGTGATGATGCATCTGTTTTTTCAGAAGCAACGTTCAAGTATTTCATGCGAACAACAGAGTTTCTTCGACTAATAGGAATTAAGAGGGGATGGAGAAATCTCATGCCTGAAATTGTTCCTATAGGTCAAGGTATGGATGATCTTGTTGAGCTTCGCTTGAGTTGTATTTCACAGTTACAGTGTCTCATAGACTCTATTGGTTCTCAAGTACCAAGTCTTTTGTCCAAGTTGGTTGTACTAGAACTGGATAATATGGAAAATTTAGAAGAACTATTCAATGGTTCCTTATCCTTTGACTCTTTGAAGAATTTAGAGATGTTATCGATGAAGcagtgtaaaaaatttaaaagattgtttaaTTGCAAGCTAAATCTCTGCAATCTGAAGACCTTGATACTGGAGAAATGCCCAATGTTGGTTTCCCTATTTCCATTGATGTCTCGGAATCTGGTGCAGCTAGAGAAATTGGAAATAGCTGATTGTGAGGAACTGAAAAACATAATAGATATAAAAAGAGAGGAGGAATCAATAGAAGAAATAGACGatggtgataataataacaagaaACATGGCTCGatttttccaaaactaaaagtTCTTGATATTGAGGGATGTCACCGATTAGAATCGATACTTCCCTTCCTCTCTTCTCAAGATTTTCCAGTACTAGAAGCTATCTTAGTAAGAAAATGTGATGCGCTGAAATACATATTTAGCCAATACCAACATGTTGAACTCAAGTCACTAAAAAAAATGCTGCTCTGTCAATTACCAAATTTCATACACATTTTTCCTAAATGCTATGCTTCCATGTCTTCGTCTGTGAATGAGTCATATTCCACTCCCAGAGATGGTTTCAAGGAACAAATAGAATTGGACCCTATCAAATGCAATATCTTCTCTTGGACTTATATATGTTGTCATGGTGATAAATTTGGGAGTTCGTCAACAACTAGAATTCCATTGGTTTCTAGGGATCAACCACAGGACTACTCAATCGCATCG GTATCAAATTCACACGATCTTCAAATATGGGAACGTGTTCAATGTCTTCAAGTACAACCACATATCATGTGCAATATTAAAGAGATTGTGCTGTCTCATTTTCTGAAGATGAAATCGGTGTTTATCCTGTCTGTTGCTCCAAGAATGTTGGAAACTTTGAAAATTATGAACTGTGATGAATTGAAGCACATAGTTATAGACACCGGAGATCATGATAGTAGTGGCAATAATTGGGGCAATGTCTTCCCTACATTGAAAAGGCTCTACGTTGGTAACTGCATGCAATTGGAATACATATTTGGACCCTACACTAATGACCATCAAAACCACACTGAGATTCACCTTCATCTTCCGGCATTGCAATATCTCAATCTTTGCAATCTGCCAAGTTTAGTCGCTATGTGTCCCAAACAATATCGCCCAACATTTCCATCTTTGAAAGAACTTGAACTAAAAAAGTGCTCCCAAGTTGATATCAAATCTATTGGTGATTTCATTATTCATTCGGTTTCAAAATCTCAAGACAGTACAATCATGAAG GAATTGAGCGTGAAACATTTTATTGCTTTGGAAAGTCTCGTGGTAGATAACTCCAaagcaaaaaatatattttgtttcgaTGAAATGGATGGACAACCAATGAACTTAGGGTTGCAAAATTGA